GTGACCTACCGGGCGCGGAAGGCGCCGAAGTCCCCGTCGCACCGGCAGGTCACCGTCCACACCGTCGACGGACTGCTCATCGAGGACGTCCCGTTCCCCCGCCCCTGGAGCACACCGACCACCACCGGATACTTCACCTGCGAGACCCCCCACGGCCGCGAAGACCTGGCCCGCGCAGTCCTCGCACACGCACTCGGCGGCGCCGCGCCGACCAGCCGCGCCTCCTGCGGAGCGTGCCACGGCAACGGATGGCTGACCGCTCTGGACCCGGAGCACGACGCGCATGTTCCCGCCTACCGGCCGGACGGCGGCCACGTGTGCATCTGCGGGGGATGCCGGGGCACCGGCCTGCGCCCGCTTCCCACGGACCTGTTCGCCGCGACGTTCCTTCGCCGGCTCCAGGCGCGGACCGGCCCGGAGGTGTCCCGCAGCGAGATCCTGGAGTGGACCGCCGCTCACGCCCCCGCCCAGCCGACCTCCCCAGTCAGGTGCGCCGAGGGGCCCCAGGACGCCTACATTCAGCACGTCGTCGCCGCCGTGGCTGACGCCGGCTTCACCGTCATCGCGAATGACACCCCTGATGGCTACGAACTCGACTTCGACGAGCAAGGCGTCCTGGGAGCGCACTTCGCCCTTGGAGGCGAAGCCGTGCTCCGCACCTTCGCGACGGACTCCGTGCTGATGATGTGGTTCAGCGACCGCGGCTGGTCGGTCACTGGGTTCGGAGCGGTCCGGCGGCTCCTGCCGGCCGACCTGGTCCCGGAGCCCCATGCCGTCGCGCAGGCACTGGTGGCGCCCGCCACGGAAGAAGAGGCGCACCCGGTCAGCCAGCCACCGCATCTCGACCCCTACACGGCCGTGTTGGCCTACCCGGCACCGGCGCACCGGTAAGAAGTCCCGTCCCGGTCCGCCGTCCACCTCCCAGCCAGCGGGAACCCGGCCGGCCCTGTCCGCCTCCGCAGGGCCGGCCCCTGCGCCCCCGCGGAGCACCCACCCTCGGCGAGACCTGCGTGCCGCCGGCAGGACGGACAGCGCGAGCACATGCCGCCTTACGGGTGAATGCTCGGCTTCCCCTTTTCCGCCACACGAACTCTCGCGTTACAGTCATCGTACTAATGTTCGATAACCGGGAGGGGTGCGAGCACACCAGTGGGACAAGGCACGATCGGAGGACGCCATGGAGGGCTACGCCCACCTGCACGTCGCCTCCGGTTATTCACCCCGGTACGGCGCCTCGTCCCCGGCCGCCCTCGTCGAAGCCGCCGCCGAGCGCGGCATGCAGGTCCTCGCGCTGACTGACCGGGACACCGTCACCGGATTCGTCCGCTTCGCCAAGGCCTGCGAACAACATGGCGTCCGGCCCGTCCTCGGTGTCGACATGGCCGTCGCCCCCCTGACCGAAGAGCGCGAGAAGCGCCGCCGCACCCCGGTGCGCGGCGGTGCCCACGTCCGCGAACCGCAGTTGCGCGTCCAACTCCTCGCGCACAGCCGCGACGGCTGGACGCGGCTGTGCCGCCTGCTGTCCGCCGCGCACGCCGCGCCGACCGACGGCTACCCCGTGGCGACCTGGGACCTGCTGCGCGCGCATGCCGGCGACGGTCTGACCGCCCTGCTCGGTCCCGCATCCGAACCCGCCCGTGCCCTGTCGGCCGGCCGCCCGGACCTCGCCCAGCAGCTGCTTCACCCCTGGCGTGACGTTTTCGGCCCCGGCCTGCGGCTGGCCGCCGTCTGGCACGGCCTGAACGGGACCGGGCCGGGCTCGCTGCGGCTGGCCGCCCGCACCGTCGGCCTCGCTGACGAGTCCGGCATCCCGGCCGTCCTCACCAACGCCGTCAGATACGCGAGCCCCAAGCAGCACCGGATCGCCGACGTCCTCGACGCCGCCCGCCTGCTCCGCCCCATCGACCGGCGCCGCCTGGACTCCGGGCAGCGCTGGCTCAAGGACCCCCTGCAGATGGCCGCGGCCGCCGACCACATCGCGCTCGCCGCCGGCGCGGACCCCCGGCGCGCCCGCCAGCTGCTCGCCGACACGGCCGCCGTCGCGCAGCAGTGTGCCCTGGACCCGCGTGCCGACCTCGGCCTGGGCCGCCCGCACCTGCCCGAGCCGCACGTCGTGGGCGCCGCCGACGCCGCGGACGCCGCCCGGCTCCTGCGCGAGCGCTGCGAGGCCGGCCTGATCCGCCGCGGCCTCCACCACTCCAAGGAGGCGCGTGCGCGTCTGGACGAGGAGCTGGAGATCATCGGCCGGCTCCAGTACGACACGTACCACCTCACCGTGGCGCAAGTCGTCGACGACGTACGGGAGCTGGGCATCCGGGTCGCGGCCCGCGGTTCCGGCGCCGGCTCCATGACCAACCACGTACTCGGCATCGCCGCGGCCAATCCGCTCGACCACAACCTCGTCTTCGCCCGCTATCTCTCGATGCGCCGGACCGACCTGCCCGACATCGACCTCGACGTCGAAGCGGACCGCCGACTCGAGGTCTACGACAAGATCTTCGCGAGATACGGCACCGACCGCGTCGGCGTCACCGCCATGCCCGAGACCTACCGGGCCCGGCACGCACTGCGCGACACCGGACTCGCCCTGGGCATCGCCCCCGGCGAGGTCGACCGCATCGCCAAGGCATTCCCG
The window above is part of the Streptomyces griseiscabiei genome. Proteins encoded here:
- a CDS encoding DUF6292 family protein — its product is MPKNRTTAQQRARQIQHAPGTHLPYGQALHAARSRQLHPDQARKALRALAEAHDIAVSWRDCLQGHLAAADQAGWPTMNDAISLCEDLYRLSGVPAPDEVLPGIPPALRYFPLNHIRDALNKGSAPDYLGAVVDALTGPLRHLLRRPYGSRPRQDDVTYRARKAPKSPSHRQVTVHTVDGLLIEDVPFPRPWSTPTTTGYFTCETPHGREDLARAVLAHALGGAAPTSRASCGACHGNGWLTALDPEHDAHVPAYRPDGGHVCICGGCRGTGLRPLPTDLFAATFLRRLQARTGPEVSRSEILEWTAAHAPAQPTSPVRCAEGPQDAYIQHVVAAVADAGFTVIANDTPDGYELDFDEQGVLGAHFALGGEAVLRTFATDSVLMMWFSDRGWSVTGFGAVRRLLPADLVPEPHAVAQALVAPATEEEAHPVSQPPHLDPYTAVLAYPAPAHR